The following are from one region of the Hyphomicrobium album genome:
- the prfB gene encoding peptide chain release factor 2 (programmed frameshift), with amino-acid sequence MRAEAQKLVESIKEALGLLRRHLDWDTAQQRLAELNKRAEDPSLWNDSKAAQKVMRQRQQLERSINTYQEMARGLDDGVTLIELGEAEDDDASIAEGEAMLKKLDEEAQRRSVEALLSGEADGNDAYVEVHAGAGGTESQDWASMLARMYMRWAEQRGYKVSTLEESPGEEAGIKSVTMEIKGEGAYGWLKTESGVHRLVRISPYDANARRHTSFASVWVYPVIDDDIDIQINESECRVDTYRSSGAGGQHVNTTDSAVRITHIPTGIAVASQQERSQIKNRAIAWAMLKSRLYELELKKREDKASAEAASKTEIGWGHQIRSYVLQPYQLVKDLRTGTQSTNPDAVLDGEIDPFIESALAQRIKGGAQVEVADID; translated from the exons ATGCGTGCCGAAGCGCAAAAGCTCGTCGAATCCATCAAGGAGGCCCTAGGTCTCCTGCGGAGGCATCTT GACTGGGATACTGCCCAGCAACGACTTGCCGAGCTGAATAAGCGCGCGGAGGATCCGAGCCTCTGGAACGATAGCAAGGCGGCGCAAAAGGTTATGCGCCAGCGCCAGCAGCTCGAGCGTTCGATCAATACCTATCAGGAGATGGCGCGCGGTCTCGACGACGGCGTGACGCTCATCGAGCTCGGCGAGGCGGAGGACGACGACGCCTCGATCGCCGAAGGCGAAGCCATGCTCAAGAAGCTCGACGAGGAGGCGCAGCGGCGCAGCGTCGAGGCGCTCCTGTCGGGCGAGGCGGACGGCAACGACGCCTACGTCGAGGTGCACGCCGGCGCCGGCGGCACGGAGAGCCAGGACTGGGCGTCGATGCTGGCGCGCATGTACATGCGCTGGGCGGAGCAGCGCGGCTACAAGGTGTCGACGCTGGAGGAGAGCCCCGGCGAAGAAGCGGGCATCAAGTCCGTCACCATGGAGATCAAGGGCGAGGGCGCCTACGGCTGGCTGAAGACGGAATCGGGCGTGCACCGGCTGGTGCGCATCTCGCCCTATGACGCCAACGCGCGCCGCCACACGAGCTTCGCCTCGGTGTGGGTTTACCCCGTGATCGACGACGATATCGACATCCAGATCAACGAGAGCGAGTGCCGCGTCGACACGTATCGCTCGTCCGGCGCCGGCGGCCAGCACGTCAACACGACCGATTCAGCCGTGCGCATCACCCACATCCCGACCGGCATCGCCGTCGCGAGCCAGCAGGAGCGCTCGCAGATCAAGAACCGCGCCATCGCCTGGGCGATGCTCAAGTCGCGACTCTATGAGCTCGAATTGAAGAAGCGCGAGGACAAGGCGAGCGCCGAGGCCGCCAGCAAGACGGAGATCGGCTGGGGCCACCAGATCCGCTCCTACGTGCTGCAGCCCTACCAGCTCGTGAAGGACCTGCGCACCGGCACGCAGAGCACCAACCCGGACGCGGTGCTCGACGGCGAGATCGATCCGTTCATCGAGAGCGCATTGGCGCAGCGCATCAAGGGCGGCGCGCAGGTCGAGGTCGCCGACATCGACTAA
- a CDS encoding tetratricopeptide repeat protein, with translation MAQQDDGLLREVEEELRRERLEKIWKEYGTYVLAAAAAVVFGVLGFKYWESHRLAAAQESGARYEDALILLNDKKDGSAEKEFEKIAGDGAGGYRSLAQLQLGGALAKQGKKAEALSTYEALANDAGADPMLREFAKIQAAGLRLGEADFTEMENRLTPLMAENSAWRYSARELLGLAAYKAGKTTEARTLLTPLFIDQSTPQSISERAQIVMAEIAAGEIAKKADAPAPAAAPAKSESPPAATTPPAPTMPPAKKD, from the coding sequence ATGGCACAACAGGACGACGGTCTTCTCCGCGAAGTCGAGGAAGAGCTGAGGCGCGAACGCCTCGAAAAGATCTGGAAGGAGTACGGCACCTACGTCCTCGCGGCCGCAGCCGCGGTGGTGTTTGGCGTGCTCGGCTTCAAATACTGGGAAAGCCATCGGCTCGCCGCAGCGCAGGAGTCCGGCGCGCGCTACGAGGACGCGCTGATCCTTCTGAACGACAAGAAGGACGGCAGCGCCGAGAAGGAATTCGAGAAGATCGCAGGCGACGGCGCCGGCGGATACCGTTCACTGGCGCAACTGCAACTCGGTGGCGCGCTCGCCAAGCAGGGGAAGAAGGCAGAAGCGCTCTCCACATACGAGGCACTCGCCAACGATGCGGGCGCCGATCCGATGCTGCGCGAGTTTGCAAAGATCCAGGCGGCTGGCCTGCGTCTCGGGGAGGCTGACTTTACCGAGATGGAGAATCGGCTCACCCCTCTGATGGCTGAAAACAGCGCGTGGCGGTACAGTGCACGGGAGCTGCTGGGCTTGGCCGCTTACAAGGCCGGCAAGACGACGGAGGCGCGCACGCTGCTGACGCCGTTGTTCATCGATCAATCGACGCCGCAGAGCATCAGCGAGCGAGCACAGATCGTGATGGCCGAGATCGCTGCCGGAGAGATCGCCAAGAAGGCCGACGCGCCGGCACCGGCTGCCGCGCCGGCAAAGTCTGAAAGTCCGCCGGCTGCTACGACACCGCCGGCGCCCACGATGCCGCCGGCCAAAAAGGACTGA
- a CDS encoding TrmH family RNA methyltransferase, whose translation MTVQPKSITSLQNDRIKAIRALEMRKERKETGLFVAEGTSLLVTARDNGFVPETLVYRTGSATGGIAQGLVAWALKSGVECLEVSEAVLGKLSTKDNPQSMLGVFKQRWIELPPAPRIERDAVWLALEEIRDPGNLGTILRTADAVGAAGIVLIGASCDPYSHECVRATMGSVFAVPLARVQREAFVRWLGGWQGDVVGTHLEADQDFRKVKYRAPTLLLMGSEGPGLSEPLTAACTRLVKIPMAGQLDSLNLAVATALVLYQIRSPHLTL comes from the coding sequence ATGACGGTTCAGCCGAAATCGATCACCAGCCTGCAGAACGATCGCATCAAGGCGATCCGCGCGCTGGAGATGCGTAAGGAGCGCAAGGAGACCGGGCTGTTCGTCGCCGAGGGCACATCGTTGCTCGTCACCGCGCGCGACAACGGCTTTGTGCCGGAGACGCTCGTCTATCGCACGGGCAGCGCCACGGGTGGCATCGCGCAAGGTCTTGTCGCCTGGGCGCTGAAGTCGGGCGTCGAGTGCCTGGAGGTTTCCGAGGCGGTGCTCGGCAAGCTCTCCACGAAGGACAATCCGCAGAGCATGCTGGGCGTGTTCAAGCAGCGCTGGATCGAGCTGCCGCCAGCGCCGCGCATCGAGCGCGACGCGGTGTGGCTGGCGCTCGAAGAAATTCGCGACCCGGGCAACCTCGGCACCATCCTCCGCACCGCCGATGCGGTCGGCGCGGCCGGCATCGTCCTCATCGGTGCGAGCTGCGATCCCTATTCGCACGAGTGCGTGCGCGCGACGATGGGCTCGGTGTTCGCCGTGCCGCTGGCGCGGGTGCAGCGCGAGGCATTCGTGCGCTGGCTCGGCGGCTGGCAGGGCGACGTCGTCGGCACGCACCTCGAGGCCGACCAGGACTTTCGCAAGGTGAAGTACCGTGCGCCCACACTCTTGCTCATGGGCAGCGAAGGGCCAGGGCTGTCTGAGCCGCTGACCGCCGCCTGCACGCGCCTCGTCAAAATTCCGATGGCCGGGCAACTCGACTCGCTGAACCTGGCGGTCGCGACCGCGCTCGTCCTCTATCAGATCCGCAGCCCACACCTGACGCTATAA
- the panB gene encoding 3-methyl-2-oxobutanoate hydroxymethyltransferase, whose product MSVHSTQKRLMAPDIAAMKRRQPIVALTAYHAHTAAIADRYCDFLLVGDSLGMVMHGYETTVPVPLDLMIMHGRAVVRGARRALVVVDMPFGSYEESPAVAFRNCAKVMKETDCGAVKIEGGRRMAETIRYLVDRGIPVMSHIGLTPQSVNVIGGFKAQGRQREEWAAIEEDARQVAESGAFGIVLEAITEPLAARITASIPIPTIGIGASLACDGQILVMEDMLGLSPRVPRFVKKFGKVGEVIEDAIRTYAEDVRTRAFPTPEHTYAMQDGAPSKERRAPERVGANTGRATKKSKTPSSKA is encoded by the coding sequence ATGTCGGTTCACAGCACCCAGAAGCGCTTGATGGCGCCCGATATTGCGGCGATGAAGCGCCGCCAGCCAATCGTCGCCCTCACCGCCTATCATGCGCACACGGCCGCGATCGCCGACCGCTATTGCGATTTCCTGCTCGTGGGCGACAGCCTCGGCATGGTTATGCATGGCTATGAGACAACCGTTCCAGTTCCCCTTGACCTCATGATCATGCACGGGCGCGCCGTGGTGCGCGGCGCCCGGCGCGCGCTGGTCGTCGTCGACATGCCATTCGGCTCCTACGAGGAGAGTCCGGCCGTCGCCTTCAGAAACTGCGCGAAGGTCATGAAAGAGACCGACTGTGGCGCTGTGAAGATCGAGGGCGGCCGGCGCATGGCGGAAACAATCCGCTATCTCGTCGATCGCGGCATTCCGGTGATGTCGCACATCGGCCTCACGCCCCAGTCGGTGAACGTGATCGGCGGCTTCAAGGCGCAAGGGCGGCAGCGCGAGGAATGGGCGGCGATCGAGGAAGACGCGCGCCAGGTCGCCGAGTCCGGTGCCTTCGGGATCGTGCTCGAAGCGATCACCGAGCCGCTCGCCGCGCGCATCACGGCCTCCATTCCGATACCGACCATCGGAATCGGCGCCTCGCTCGCCTGCGACGGCCAGATCCTGGTCATGGAGGACATGCTGGGTTTGAGCCCGCGCGTACCGCGCTTCGTCAAGAAGTTCGGCAAGGTCGGCGAGGTCATCGAGGACGCCATCCGCACGTATGCAGAGGACGTGCGGACCCGCGCGTTCCCCACCCCCGAGCATACCTATGCAATGCAGGACGGGGCGCCCTCAAAGGAGCGCCGCGCGCCCGAGCGGGTCGGGGCAAACACCGGCAGGGCCACGAAAAAGTCGAAAACCCCGAGCAGCAAAGCGTAA
- a CDS encoding MOSC domain-containing protein encodes MTGRLIGIAWRPARFAPMQTVDAVEISLEAGVAGDHKGAKFKRRAVTILAREDWEAALAQLAAEGDPGALDLDWTMRRANLLVEGVRLPRAIGATLRIGAALLEVTYPTSPCARMEAARKGLLKALHPEWRGGVTCKVLEGGRVSIGDEVAVVSSPPERHIKLPG; translated from the coding sequence ATGACGGGCAGACTGATCGGCATCGCCTGGCGTCCAGCACGGTTCGCGCCGATGCAGACGGTCGACGCTGTCGAGATCAGCCTGGAAGCCGGCGTTGCCGGGGACCACAAGGGCGCGAAGTTCAAGCGCCGCGCCGTGACCATCCTCGCCCGCGAGGATTGGGAGGCGGCGCTGGCGCAGCTGGCCGCGGAAGGCGATCCGGGCGCGCTCGATCTAGATTGGACGATGCGGCGCGCCAATCTTCTGGTGGAGGGCGTCCGCCTGCCGCGGGCCATCGGCGCGACGTTGCGGATCGGCGCGGCGCTGCTCGAGGTCACCTATCCGACGAGCCCGTGTGCGCGCATGGAGGCAGCGCGCAAGGGTCTGCTCAAAGCGCTGCACCCCGAATGGCGTGGCGGCGTGACCTGCAAAGTGCTCGAGGGTGGCCGCGTGTCGATCGGTGATGAGGTCGCCGTCGTAAGCTCACCGCCGGAGCGGCACATCAAGCTGCCAGGATGA
- a CDS encoding NnrU family protein has protein sequence MLVMVIGLILFFAVHLVPANVELKNGLIARFGPGGYKAIFGVFSLVGLALIVLGFYKLQLHPGKNPILWDPPTWSRHLALALMLPAMIALVATYIPSHIHVMLKHPMLVAIKIWALAHLLANGNLAALILFGSFLAFAVYDRISVKKRGDLGPLGKGSGPWINDVIVVVLGVALYALIVLYLHELVIGVSPLA, from the coding sequence ATGCTAGTGATGGTAATCGGACTGATCTTGTTCTTTGCGGTTCACTTGGTGCCCGCCAACGTCGAGTTGAAGAACGGGTTGATCGCGCGCTTCGGACCCGGCGGCTACAAGGCGATTTTCGGGGTTTTCTCGCTCGTTGGCCTCGCGCTGATCGTGCTCGGTTTCTACAAGCTGCAGCTTCATCCGGGTAAGAATCCGATCCTCTGGGATCCGCCGACCTGGTCGCGCCACCTCGCCCTGGCCCTGATGCTGCCGGCGATGATCGCGCTCGTCGCGACGTACATCCCCTCGCATATCCACGTCATGCTGAAGCATCCGATGCTGGTGGCCATCAAGATCTGGGCGCTCGCCCACCTTCTGGCCAACGGCAATCTCGCGGCGCTCATACTGTTCGGCAGCTTCCTCGCCTTCGCCGTCTATGACCGCATCTCGGTGAAGAAGCGCGGCGATCTGGGCCCGCTCGGCAAGGGCAGCGGACCGTGGATCAACGACGTGATCGTCGTGGTGCTCGGCGTGGCGCTCTACGCGCTCATCGTCCTCTACCTGCACGAGCTCGTCATCGGCGTCTCGCCGCTGGCGTGA
- a CDS encoding 50S ribosomal protein L11 methyltransferase has product MRIEYHRTLIADRVRNQAFEAALRAVIKKGETTVADIGTGTGLLALMAAKLGAREVFLYETAEVAGVAAKVLKANGARNCHLIPCHSTEMVDPPKVDVVVSETLGNFAFEEHMIETLADAKKRFLKPRGVIIPRSLEQFVAPVVSDRIHKEFAAWDETGFDLSVARTMSLNNIYVRTLRANELLEAKAWDSIAFGSDAHSTRKGDVSWTLKNGATVYGFALWWTAELVPGITLSTAPDAPRTHWEQLYFPLLEPIGAKGGDKIGASLKSRTSQDGGTHVAWTATHCDAKGRETSRQALNLDKGFLP; this is encoded by the coding sequence ATGCGCATCGAATATCATCGGACGCTCATCGCCGACCGCGTGCGCAACCAGGCTTTCGAGGCGGCGCTGCGCGCGGTCATCAAGAAGGGCGAGACGACTGTCGCCGACATCGGCACCGGCACCGGGCTGCTGGCCCTGATGGCGGCGAAGCTTGGCGCACGCGAGGTGTTCCTCTACGAGACTGCGGAGGTGGCCGGCGTCGCGGCTAAAGTCCTGAAAGCCAACGGCGCGCGCAATTGCCATCTCATTCCCTGCCACTCGACGGAGATGGTCGATCCGCCGAAGGTCGATGTCGTCGTGTCGGAGACGCTGGGCAACTTCGCGTTCGAAGAGCACATGATCGAGACGCTGGCGGATGCGAAGAAGCGCTTCCTCAAGCCTCGCGGCGTCATCATCCCGCGCAGCCTCGAGCAGTTCGTCGCGCCGGTGGTCAGCGACCGCATCCACAAGGAGTTCGCCGCCTGGGACGAGACCGGCTTCGATCTCTCCGTCGCGCGCACGATGAGCCTCAACAACATCTACGTCCGCACGCTAAGGGCCAACGAGCTTCTCGAAGCCAAGGCATGGGATTCGATCGCGTTCGGCAGCGATGCCCACTCCACCCGCAAAGGTGACGTGAGTTGGACGTTGAAAAACGGGGCGACCGTCTATGGCTTCGCCCTGTGGTGGACGGCGGAGCTGGTGCCCGGCATCACGCTGTCGACCGCGCCGGATGCCCCGCGCACCCATTGGGAGCAGCTCTATTTTCCCCTGCTGGAGCCCATCGGGGCCAAGGGCGGCGACAAGATCGGCGCCAGCCTGAAGTCGCGCACCTCGCAAGACGGCGGCACGCACGTCGCGTGGACGGCGACGCATTGCGACGCCAAGGGCCGCGAGACGTCGCGCCAGGCGCTCAATCTCGATAAGGGCTTTCTGCCCTAG
- a CDS encoding L,D-transpeptidase family protein, protein MQTIVKINAGAISGSLRLSTVAIFLAAGLLVAATPERAEAQFYPWGWGNTAPWQQKPRRQRRAAPRYVEPTDEKPATALPKPTGPLVLVVSIGKQTVTVYDDGKVIAKSPISSGTASNPTPTGIFSILEKNRYHYSNLYGGAPMPFMQRVTNSGVAMHAGDLPGYPASHGCIRLPYSFARSLFGITDVGARVIITDEDPTPAEFNSPHLVAPLPPDNVVQNAAAPGASNMIGVSPATAGDGTRTRGMAAARRAAERDRLVSAITEAENAKTAAQNQAIAAAKAVQDGKDLIRKERGEEGRLAEAARKAAKAADQAADKFKDLTAKLAKVDVATLDAATLDKQKAEEETEETKMLDDADAAVAAKRVAETQSAKAKQAVADAGALEKARKVAAEDVRHAEEVLEGAKATLVAADALDARKDYPVSVFISRKTGRLIAKLGFVQVLDVPVTIAAADKPLGTHVLTATHFTDGEKALRWNSVTFKPSETAQYIRRKKRRHDDEAPVVAASHDADAAAALERIQMPKETAEQLAELMKPGSSFIISDYGLSRETSARTEFVVEPWRSRPDSAETRYY, encoded by the coding sequence GTGCAAACGATTGTGAAAATCAACGCTGGCGCCATTTCCGGCAGCCTCCGTCTCTCCACAGTAGCCATTTTCCTCGCCGCCGGATTGCTGGTTGCAGCAACGCCGGAACGCGCCGAGGCCCAGTTCTATCCCTGGGGATGGGGTAACACAGCTCCTTGGCAACAGAAGCCGCGCCGCCAACGCCGTGCCGCTCCCCGTTACGTCGAGCCGACGGACGAGAAGCCGGCGACCGCGCTGCCCAAGCCGACCGGTCCCCTGGTGCTCGTGGTGTCGATCGGGAAGCAGACGGTCACGGTCTACGACGACGGCAAGGTCATCGCCAAGTCGCCGATCTCCAGTGGCACGGCGTCGAACCCGACGCCGACCGGCATCTTCTCGATCCTCGAGAAGAACCGCTATCACTACTCCAACCTCTATGGCGGCGCGCCCATGCCGTTCATGCAGCGTGTGACCAACTCCGGCGTCGCCATGCACGCCGGCGACCTGCCAGGCTACCCCGCCTCACACGGTTGCATCCGCCTCCCCTATAGCTTTGCGCGCAGCTTGTTCGGCATCACCGACGTCGGCGCTCGCGTCATCATCACTGATGAGGATCCGACCCCGGCGGAGTTCAACAGCCCGCACCTGGTCGCACCGCTGCCTCCCGACAACGTCGTGCAGAACGCCGCGGCACCGGGCGCCTCCAATATGATCGGCGTAAGCCCCGCTACGGCCGGCGATGGCACGCGCACGCGCGGCATGGCCGCCGCCCGGCGCGCCGCCGAGCGCGACCGGCTCGTGTCGGCCATCACCGAAGCGGAGAATGCCAAGACGGCTGCCCAGAACCAGGCGATCGCCGCCGCCAAGGCCGTGCAGGACGGCAAGGACCTGATCCGCAAGGAGCGCGGCGAGGAAGGCCGTCTTGCCGAGGCCGCACGCAAGGCAGCCAAGGCCGCCGACCAGGCAGCCGACAAGTTCAAGGATCTCACCGCCAAGCTCGCCAAGGTCGACGTCGCCACCCTCGATGCTGCAACGCTCGACAAGCAGAAGGCCGAGGAGGAGACGGAAGAGACCAAGATGCTCGACGACGCCGACGCCGCCGTTGCCGCCAAGCGAGTCGCCGAAACGCAGTCTGCCAAGGCCAAGCAGGCCGTGGCCGACGCCGGTGCGCTCGAGAAGGCACGCAAGGTCGCCGCCGAGGACGTGAGGCACGCGGAAGAGGTGCTCGAAGGCGCCAAGGCCACGCTCGTCGCCGCCGACGCGCTCGATGCCCGCAAGGACTATCCGGTCTCGGTCTTCATCAGCCGCAAGACCGGCCGCCTCATCGCCAAGCTCGGCTTCGTGCAGGTCCTCGACGTGCCGGTGACCATCGCCGCCGCCGACAAGCCGCTCGGCACGCACGTGCTCACCGCCACCCATTTCACCGACGGCGAGAAGGCACTGCGCTGGAACTCGGTTACGTTTAAGCCCTCCGAGACCGCGCAGTACATCCGCCGCAAGAAGCGCCGCCACGACGACGAGGCGCCGGTGGTGGCGGCCAGTCATGACGCGGACGCTGCCGCGGCGCTGGAGCGCATCCAGATGCCGAAGGAGACCGCCGAGCAGCTCGCCGAGCTGATGAAGCCTGGCTCCTCGTTCATCATTTCCGACTACGGCCTCAGCCGCGAGACGAGTGCGCGTACCGAGTTCGTGGTCGAGCCGTGGCGCAGCCGTCCGGACAGCGCCGAGACGCGCTACTACTAA
- a CDS encoding class I SAM-dependent methyltransferase: MRQTHPMAHEHHRRRDNVASASAPGAVEARLQLIETAGFGDYALIDSGNGRKLERFGTVVVDRPEPQALWTPSAGERAWKNANAVFAGDDDEDKGRWRIDKPVPESWPVKVGAATVLCRLASFRHMGLFPEQVPHWQWMLERLAEKREPARVLNLFAYTGAASLMAAAAGAHVTHVDASKKAITWAKENQAASGLSAAPIRWMLDDATKFVAREVRRGKTYDVVLVDPPKFGRGPEGEVWDLFTSLPPLMKDVAALLAPQASLVLTVYAIRASSLAFEQLCREVLAGRGGTFQSGELAIREENGTRAVPTSLFTRWCGA, translated from the coding sequence ATGCGCCAAACCCATCCTATGGCCCACGAGCACCACCGCCGCCGCGATAACGTTGCCAGCGCCTCTGCGCCGGGCGCCGTCGAGGCGCGGCTGCAACTCATCGAGACGGCTGGTTTCGGCGACTACGCGCTGATCGACAGCGGCAACGGCCGCAAGCTCGAGCGCTTCGGCACGGTCGTCGTCGACCGGCCCGAGCCGCAGGCGCTGTGGACCCCGAGCGCGGGCGAGCGCGCCTGGAAGAACGCCAACGCTGTGTTCGCCGGCGACGACGACGAGGACAAGGGCCGCTGGCGCATCGACAAGCCGGTGCCGGAGAGCTGGCCGGTGAAGGTCGGCGCGGCGACGGTGCTGTGCCGCCTGGCAAGCTTCCGCCACATGGGCCTCTTCCCCGAGCAGGTGCCACATTGGCAGTGGATGCTCGAGCGCCTGGCGGAAAAGCGCGAGCCGGCGCGCGTGCTGAACCTCTTCGCCTATACGGGTGCGGCTTCGCTCATGGCCGCCGCGGCTGGTGCGCACGTCACGCACGTCGACGCGTCGAAGAAGGCGATCACCTGGGCGAAGGAGAACCAGGCGGCGTCGGGGCTTTCGGCGGCACCGATCCGCTGGATGCTCGACGACGCGACGAAGTTCGTCGCCCGCGAGGTACGGCGCGGCAAGACCTACGACGTCGTGCTCGTCGATCCGCCGAAGTTCGGCCGCGGCCCCGAAGGCGAGGTGTGGGACCTGTTCACCAGCCTGCCGCCGCTGATGAAGGACGTCGCCGCGCTCTTGGCGCCGCAGGCCTCGCTGGTGCTCACCGTCTACGCCATCCGCGCTTCGTCGCTCGCCTTCGAGCAGCTTTGCCGCGAGGTGCTTGCCGGACGCGGCGGCACGTTCCAGTCGGGCGAGCTCGCCATTCGCGAGGAGAACGGCACGCGCGCCGTACCGACGTCGCTCTTCACCCGCTGGTGCGGGGCATGA